A window of Amycolatopsis australiensis contains these coding sequences:
- a CDS encoding MarP family serine protease: MNWVDVLVVLLALLAAVSGAYQGVIIALPSLVGVVLGAVVGIKLAPLVVSFFDDAVWKVAVAVATVVFLVAFGEAIGVYVGRRLRQKINPVKLSGIDKTLGAVVQALVVFVVAWLIATPLTTVSGLPGLAKAINNSVVLGKVNDAMPEAAQGFPSQLRKLLDASGFPSIVDPFQKAPTADTSPPDPALQSSGVVQQLHGSVVKIRGSASSCSRSLEGSGFVIAPQRVLTNAHVVAGTDTVGIETTQGDYPARVVYFDPEVDIAVLAVPRLRAPALRFASETARAGDSAIVLGYPLDGPYRATPARVRGRINLRGPDIYDANTVQRDVFTVRAEIRSGNSGGPMVTPEGQVIGVVFGAAVEDPETGFTLTAEQVRAEVDAAPSQTTNVSTGSCAA, translated from the coding sequence CGTACCAGGGCGTGATCATCGCGCTGCCGTCGCTGGTCGGCGTCGTGCTCGGCGCGGTCGTGGGCATCAAGCTCGCGCCGCTGGTGGTTTCGTTCTTCGACGACGCGGTGTGGAAGGTCGCCGTCGCCGTCGCGACCGTGGTGTTCCTGGTCGCCTTCGGCGAGGCCATCGGCGTGTACGTGGGCCGACGGCTGCGGCAGAAGATCAACCCGGTCAAGCTCTCCGGCATCGACAAGACGCTCGGCGCGGTCGTGCAGGCCCTGGTCGTGTTCGTGGTGGCGTGGCTGATCGCGACGCCGCTGACCACCGTGTCCGGCCTGCCGGGGCTGGCCAAGGCGATCAACAACTCCGTGGTGCTCGGCAAGGTCAACGACGCCATGCCGGAGGCCGCGCAGGGCTTCCCGAGCCAGCTGCGCAAGCTGCTCGACGCGTCCGGCTTCCCGTCCATCGTGGACCCGTTCCAGAAGGCCCCGACGGCGGACACGTCACCGCCGGACCCGGCGCTGCAGAGCAGCGGGGTCGTGCAGCAGCTGCACGGCAGCGTCGTCAAGATCCGCGGCAGCGCCAGCTCGTGTTCGCGGTCGCTGGAAGGCAGCGGGTTCGTGATCGCGCCGCAGCGGGTGCTGACGAACGCGCACGTCGTGGCCGGCACCGACACCGTCGGCATCGAGACCACGCAGGGCGACTACCCGGCGCGCGTCGTCTACTTCGACCCGGAGGTCGACATCGCGGTGCTCGCCGTGCCGCGGCTGCGGGCCCCGGCCCTGCGGTTCGCGTCGGAGACCGCTCGCGCCGGCGACAGCGCGATCGTGCTCGGCTACCCGCTCGACGGGCCGTACCGGGCGACGCCGGCCCGCGTGCGTGGCCGGATCAACCTCCGCGGCCCGGACATCTACGACGCCAACACCGTGCAGCGGGACGTCTTCACCGTCCGCGCCGAGATCCGCAGCGGCAACTCCGGCGGCCCGATGGTGACCCCGGAGGGCCAGGTCATCGGCGTCGTGTTCGGCGCGGCGGTCGAGGACCCGGAAACGGGCTTCACCCTGACGGCCGAGCAGGTACGGGCCGAGGTCGACGCGGCGCCGTCGCAGACGACGAACGTGTCCACCGGCTCCTGCGCGGCCTAA